Genomic DNA from Caldalkalibacillus thermarum:
AGCTTATTAGCTGGGTGCAACTAACACGGGGGCACAAAATACAAGGGTAGATTTACTGTTTCAATCCTCACCCAGCTTATTAGCTGGGTGCAACAGGTCGGAACAGGTGGAAGGATCATCATTGATTGGTTTCAATCCTCACCCAGCTTATTAGCTGGGTGCAACCCCGGGCGATTATTCGCCGCTTGAATCGACAGCATGTTTCAATCCTCACCCAGCTTATTAGCTGGGTGCAACTTGTATATAATGGCAGAAATTATAATGCATTACTGTTTCAATCCTCACCCAGCTTATTAGCTGGGTGCAACGCAACCGAGTTGTTTGAGCTGCAGCGTCAGTTGGATGTTTCAATCCTCACCCAGCTTATTAGCTGGGTGCAACATGCCTTCCACAGCACTGCGACTTGGCTTTCAAGCGTTTCAATCCTCACCCAGCTTATTAGCTGGGTGCAACTTTCAAGGGCGCGAGCAAATGGCGGGCTTGCTCGTTTCAATCCTCACCCAGCTTATTAGCTGGGTGCAACATGACAAGCGTATCACCTACCTGCGAGTGAACGAGGTTTCAATCCTCACCCAGCTTATTAGCTGGGTGCAACATGCCTTCCACAGCACTGCGACTTGGCTTTCAAGCGTTTCAATCCTCACCCAGCTTATTAGCTGGGTGCAACTTTCAAGGGCGCGAGCAAATGGCGGGCTTGCTCGTTTCAATCCTCACCCAGCTTATTAGCTGGGTGCAACATGACAAGCGTATCACCTACCTGCGAGTGAACGAGGTTTCAATCCTCACCCAGCTTATTAGCTGGGTGCAACNNNNNNNNNNNNNNNNNNNNNNNNNNNNNNNNNNNNNNNNNNNNNNNNNNNNNNNNNNNNNNNNNNNNNNNNNNNNNNNNNNNNNNNNNNNNNNNNNNNNNNNNNNNNNNNNNNNNNNNNNNNNNNNNNNNNNNNNNNNNNNNNNGGTTTCAATCCTCACCCAGCTTATTAGCTGGGTGCAACGCCGCTGACACTGACATAGATGTTGTCAAACTCGTTGTTTCAATCCTCACCCAGCTTATTAGCTGGGTGCAACGTGAATTGGGATACCGTTGGGACGGCGAAGCGTGGTTTCAATCCTCACCCAGCTTATTAGCTGGGTGCAACTATCTTGTCTATGTGCGTGTTTCGACAGACAGAGACGTTTCAATCCTCACCCAGCTTATTAGCTGGGTGCAACTTCCTCGGTATAGTAGTATCCCAGCGCAGACTTGAGTTTCAATCCTCACCCAGCTTATTAGCTGGGTGCAACCGCATAGCCGAGGAAAGCCTCGCGGAACAACGATGGTTTCAATCCTCACCCAGCTTATTAGCTGGGTGCAACCAGAAAAAAGAAGCAAAACAAATGATCGACTGGATGTTTCAATCCTCACCCAGCTTATTAGCTGGGTGCAACCTCTAATCTGACGATCTATCATACGCACGTCTTGAGTTTCAATCCTCACCCAGCTTATTAGCTGGGTGCAACCGCTCGCGCTTAAACCTTTTACTGCATCTGGGATCTACGGGATAAAAACGAGAACCTCAATTTACTACTAATAAAATCGCTAACATTTAAACTGAGATATCCGCTATACACCGCTTGATTGCTGGTATTCTGCACTTTTGCGAACCCCCCTTGTTTCTCTCAGCGCACCATGTTCGCGCATTGATTACATTCATTCATACACCCGTAAATTTTTCCTGCAATATTTACGACTACACAATTATCGGATGATCATAATCAATGTAGTCATCTCTTCCATAGACGCGGACAACCCTGTTTCGATCCCCATACAGCATGTATATCCGCAAACTATCTCTTTCCTTATCAATAACTCGTAACAATTGGTGCACCATTTCTTCAAGCTGCGATTGTGTGACTCTACATTCAAACACTGATTTTTGTACTCTTTGTCCAAAGTTTTGACAGATTGTTGCCACTTGTCTCAGCCTTTTTTGTCCACTTGTTTCCTGCGTTTCAACATCATAAGTAACCAGAATATCCAAAGAAAATCACCTCATGATAAAAGGTACATAATGCTCTATATCCCCTCGTAAATACCTGGCAAGCAAGCGCGCATGAACATGAGGAAGAAGTCCTAATGGTACTCTTTGATTGATTATAGGATGCTGAATTTCCTCTTGCTTGCGCTTTTGATAAGAAGCCAAAAATGTTCGCCTACCCTTTTCATTTAAAAGAACAGCACCTCCAGGCCGCATATCGAAATCACTTTTTGACAATTGCTTTCGATTGATCAAAGTAAGAACAAAACGATCTGCCAGGTACGGTCGAAATTCTTCAATCAAATCCAAAGCCAGAGCCGGCCTTCCTGGGCGTAACGTATGAAGATACCCAATCTGTGGATCCAACCCCACCCCTTCCAAGGCAGAAATGCAATCCTGGGTTAATATGCTATAAGCAAAAGACAAACAAGCATTAATTGGATCGCGTGGTGGTCGTCGCGAACGCAGTTCAAACGCAAAAAAATCATCATCAGTTCTTAGCAATGAGGTGAAGGCTTCAAAATATACCGAAGAGGCGTAGCCTTCCAGCCCCCGTAATTCGTTCAGCGTAGCCTGCTTATCCACTTCGCGTATACTTTGGTCTAACTGCTTGACAGCCTTCTCTAACGAAGGTCGGCGTTCCGGATAATCCCGGATCGCTCGTTGCAATACCGTCCTGCTGTTTCGGAGTTTACCTGCTACAAAACGTGAAGCGATTTGCATAACCCGTTTCTCATCTGTCAAAACATGATGCTGTGCCCGTCTTAACAATACGTTCCCACTGGTTCTCCCAACCGCACGGGCCAAAAACCGGCCATATGCATCATACCAGATCACTGCAATGCCTTGGGTGATACATTTCCCAAGCAA
This window encodes:
- the cas2 gene encoding CRISPR-associated endonuclease Cas2, which encodes MDILVTYDVETQETSGQKRLRQVATICQNFGQRVQKSVFECRVTQSQLEEMVHQLLRVIDKERDSLRIYMLYGDRNRVVRVYGRDDYIDYDHPIIV
- the cas1c gene encoding type I-C CRISPR-associated endonuclease Cas1c, with the translated sequence MIRTLLNTLYVQTQGSYLRLDHETVIVEYEGEKVLQVPLHHIGTIVVFGNVLISPYLLGKCITQGIAVIWYDAYGRFLARAVGRTSGNVLLRRAQHHVLTDEKRVMQIASRFVAGKLRNSRTVLQRAIRDYPERRPSLEKAVKQLDQSIREVDKQATLNELRGLEGYASSVYFEAFTSLLRTDDDFFAFELRSRRPPRDPINACLSFAYSILTQDCISALEGVGLDPQIGYLHTLRPGRPALALDLIEEFRPYLADRFVLTLINRKQLSKSDFDMRPGGAVLLNEKGRRTFLASYQKRKQEEIQHPIINQRVPLGLLPHVHARLLARYLRGDIEHYVPFIMR